Within Paenibacillus sabinae T27, the genomic segment CCAAGCAGTACGTTCAGCTTCTCGCCTTCTTCGCCAGTACCCGGAGCGGCAGTTTGGCCGGAACGGTCGAACAATTGGCTCAGAATGTTCTTGATCATGGCATCATAACCAGTGATATGCGAGCCGATGAAGCTTGGCGTATTCGCAAAGGTCACAGGGAAATCTTCGGCGATAGCGCCTTTTTGACGGGCATTGCCGATAAAGGCCGACAGGTCGTCACCGATAACTTCCGCCATACAAGTGGTACATACAGCGACCATTTCTGGTTTGTACAGAGCAACAGCGTTCTGCAAACCGTCGATCATGTTGCTCATGCCGCCGAATACGGCAGCATCTTCAGTCATCGAGGAAGAAACGGCTGGCGTAGGCTCTTTAAAGTGACGGCTCAAATGGCTACGGAAGTAAGAGTTACAACCTTGGGAACCATGTACGAACGGCAGCGTTTTTTCGAATCCGAGTGCAGCCATAACCGATCCGAGCGGTTGGCAAGCTTTGTGAGGATTGATAACAACCGCTTTACGTTCGAAGTTCTTCTCCAAATACTCCGCAGATTTGGAGTAAGCAAGAGCTTCAGCTTTTGCTTCATCGCTGCAAGGTGCTTCAAATTGTTTCTTGTTTTCCCGTTGTTGTACATAGCGTTCTTCCGTAAACAAGGTGCTGTAATCCGGAATATCTATTCTTTCCTTGCTCATACGCTCGCCCCCTCTGGCTGTACTTTTTCTTTCTTATCAAACAGGTTCCAAACCGGGTTGTTCACAGTCATATCCATGTCCTTGGCGAAAATCTTGAAGCCGTCGAAGCCATGGTACGGACCGCTGTAATCCCAGGAGTGCATTTGACGGAACGGAATACCCATTTTGTGGTATACGTATTTTTCCTTAACACCCGATCCCATGAGGTCGATGTTCAGTTTTTGAGCCAGTTCTTCCAGTTCGTATGCAGTCGGATCGTCCATGATGATCGATCCTGTCTGCATATCAGGGAAGGTTCTTTCATAGTCGTCTTTATGAGCAAATTCGTAGCCTGTAGCAACGATTTCCATGCCCAGATCTTCGTAAGCGCCGATAGTGTGGCGGGAACGCAGACCGCCGATCAGCAGCATAACTTTCTTGCCTTCCAGACGAGGTCTGTATTTGCCGATGATGGCATCCATTTGCGGTTTGTACTTGGCGATAACCTTCTCGCAGTTTTCTTGGATCGTTGCGTCGAACTTCGCAGCGATTGCGCGCAGGCTTTCGTAAGTTTTGGACGGTCCGAAGAAGTTGTACTCCAGGTACGGAATTCCATAAGCTTGCTCCATGTGAGTAACCATGTAGTTCATGGAACGATGGCAGTGGATCAGGTTCAATTTCGCTTTGTGAGCCACTTGCAGCTCGTTCAGCGTACCGTCGCCGGACCATTGAGCAACTACGCGCAGACCCATTTCTTCCAGCAGGATACGGGAAGCCCAAGCATCGCCGCCGATGTTATAGTCACCGATGATGTTTACATCGTAAGGACCGGTTTCGGCCAGTTCTGCTTTACCCATTACATAATCGCGGATAGCATCGTTCGCGATATGGTGACCGAGCGATTGGCTGACGCCGCGGAAACCTTCGCAACGTACCGGAACAACCGGCATTTCCAGCTCTTTGGCCATTTTCTTGGATACCGCTTCAATATCGTCACCGATCAGACCGATCGGACATTCGGATTGTACAGAGATACCTTTGGCCAGCGGGAACATTTCCTTGATCTCGCGGCAGATTACTTCCAGCTTCTTGTCGCCGCCAAAGACGATATCCGTCTCTTGGAAATCACTTGTGATTTGCATAGCGGTGAAGTTGTCGATACCAAGCGTACCGTTCGCATAGTTACGGCGAGTACCCCAGCTGTATTGTCCGCAGCCTACAGGGCCGTGGGAAATGTGTACCATATCCTTGATTGGTCCCCATACCACGCCTTTGGAACCAGCGTAGGAGCAACCGCGAGGGGTCATTACGCCCGGACGGGATTTAACGTTCGATTTCAGGGAGCAACTGCAGGATTCTTTAGTTTCTTCCGTGTTAATCTGAAAGTGCTTTTTACGGTCTTTTTTCGTTTTATCGGGATAGGCTTCCAGTATTTCCTCAACTAACTTTTTGTTCGCCTCAATATCCAGTCCCATTCGTTGAGCCTCCTTTTTTCATATGCAGGACATGTACCTCCTGCGTGGCATACTTCGTTTAAATTTCTTCCGGTGAATGACCGTCTCTCCACTCCATTCACCGGATAACTTCTATTGTTACGCGAATTTCGTTCGCTTTTTTTTAATTAGTGACCAGCAGCTTCGAGCTTTTTGATTGCTGTTTCTTCGTCTTCTACCACACCGAACTCGATCAGCAGTTGTTCCAGTTCGTCCATTTCGATCGGAGTCGGGATGGTCAGCATTTCGTTGTGCAGGATTTTGTCAGCCAGTTGTTTGTATTCGTTGGCTTGGTTGTGCTCAGGGTTGTATTGAGTAACTGTCATTCTTCTCAGCTCGGCATGTTGTACGACGTTGTCGCGAGGTACGAAGTGGATCATTTGCGTGTTCAGACGACGCGCAAGTTCCATGATCAGCTCGTCTTCACGGTCGGTGTTACGGGAGTTACAGATCAGGCCACCCAGACGAACGCCGCCGCTTTGAGCATATTTCAGGATACCGCGTGCGATGTTGTTGGCAGCGTACATAGCCATCATTTCGCCGGAACACACGATGTAAATCTCTTGTGCTTTGTTCTCGCGGATAGGCATTGCGAAACCGCCGCATACAACGTCACCGAGTACGTCATAGGAGATGAAGTCCATACCGTCGTAAGCGCCTTGCTCTTCCAGGAAGTTGATGGAAGTGATGATACCACGGCCTGCGCAGCCTACGCCTGGTTCCGGACCGCCGGACTCAACGCAGAGGATGTCGCCAAAGCCGGTCGATACTACGTCTTCGAGTTCGAGGTCTTCAACCGAACCCATTTCAGCAGCCAGGTGAAGTACAGTTTGTTGAGCTTTCGTGTTCAGGATCAGACGAGTGGAGTCAGCTTTAGGGTCACAGCCTACGATCATGATTTTTTGACCGAAAGTCGTTGCCAGCTGAGCCAGCGTGTTCTGGGAAGTTGTGGATTTACCGATACCGCCTTTACCGTAGAATGCGATTTGTCTTGGTTTCTTACTCATGATTAATCATCCCTTCGATATATTAATATTTTCAAAATAAGAACCGTATTTCACACTTTCGAGAATGGCTTCCTGTATTCCGCCCTTGCGGACCAGGGGCAGCACGCCAGCTTTGTTGAGCGCCGCGCGGGGCGCGTCGCCGATACCGGAGCTGAGAAGAATCCGGCAATCGCTGAGGATTGAGGTGATCTCTTGAAGCGTTTCGCCTTTATCACCGTTGCAATCGGCTGTGCCGTGGCAGTATGCCTGAATCTTCCGGATACCGACAAATTCCACTTCGGCGCCGTCCGTATCGAAAATCATGAATTCCGTCGCGTGTCCAAAATGCTGGTTGACTTTGTCTCCGCCTCGGGAGGCAACCGCGACTCTGGTCTTCTTGTTCTCGTCAAGAATGTTCTGCCGATTCTGCTTGGCGATAACACGCTGACGGATTTTGGCGTCGAGTTCCTCCTGGAATTGCGACCTTGCATCGAGGTCCACTACAGGATCAGCTTCCATTGTTTCCAATTGGAAATCCTGATTCCGGTCCTGACCGAGCAGCCCTACCGCGTCTGCACGGCATTGGCGGCAGTGGCGCATAAGCTTGGTTCCGCCCTCGCTAAGCTGCTGCTGCAGCGCGTTCAATTCCCTTGGACGGGGAGCCTTGCGGCCGTCTTTTTCATACTGGCTACCCGGGGCGATAATCAGCGGCGTCACATTGTGAAGCGTCGCACCGAGTTCTTTGACTTTCTTGGATACTTCAACCAGATGCTGATCATTAACCCCCGGGATCATTATCGAGTTGACTTTGACGAGAATACCTTGCTTGGCCAATGCCTCCACGCCTTGCAGCTGGCGGCTGATCAGCAGAGCGGCGGCTTCTCTTCCTTCGTAACGTACTCCTTCATCGAACACCCAAGGATAAATCTCTTTGCCTACATCGGGGTCGATCGCATTAATCGTAATGGTCACATGATTGATGCCAAGTTCCACGATTCGATCGATGTGCCGGTAAAGCGTAAGGCCATTGGTGCTGAGGCAAAGCATCACGTCCGGCACATGCTTTCTGACTCTGGCAAACGTATCGAACGTCTTATCCGCGTTTGCCAGCGGATCTCCGGGTCCGGCTATGCCGACTACCGAAAGCTGCATCAATTGTGCCGCCACACCTTTTACTTTCCGCTCCGCTTGCTCCGGAGTCAGCACCTCACTGACAACCCCTGGTCTGCTTTCATTCACGCAGTCGAATTTGCGGTTGCAGTAGTTGCATTGGATGTTGCAGGCGGGAGCGACCGGGATATGCATCCGGGCGAAAAACCGATGGGCTTCCTCGCTGTAGCAAGGGTGGCGACTGATGTCGTCCTCTGCTGCATTTGATAAACACGACGTCGGCTGCGGCTTCATTTTTTCCCACCTCCTTAATGTAATGAGGAGTAGTACTCCCTCGCGCACGCTTCACTTCCTTCTCGTGTCGGAAGCATGCGTCTAAGTTTTGCGGAGCGTCAATTCCAAAGGTGTTTCGGAACCGACTTCCTTGGGTAAGATACAAGCAGGTTATTTGTTAGATAACCTACATCCGACGTGTCAGTTAACCTGACTCCAACCTTTCTTGAAAAGCTTTGCTGTACACTCATCATATTTTCAATCCCCTATATCGTCAATTAGCGCAAATACGAAAAATCCCACTATAATCTGGTGTTTGCAGTTTCGTCAAAACAAATGTCAGATTACATTACACATATGTATCATGTTTCCGTTTTCATAACCTGTTTTCATTGAAAATCAATTTCAATTTGATCTTCTTTTACAGCAGTTTTACACAAGGATTCTCCTTCTTTTTCCGTTTGCTGCGGCATAAGAACCTCCCCGACTCTTTCAACCTCCGAAAATATATAGAAGGCAATCACCCTGAGCTTCCGTCGTTGACAACGCTTTTCAACTACTATATGATCTTTTTAGGTAATAACGAGAACATGAATATCCCGTAAAGGGGAGTAGCTGTTCAATAAAGTCGTCAATACGAGAGCTTCGTTATGGTTCTCCGGCTTTATTGGCAATATATAATTGTTAGCGAGACCTTTACCATTCTGATCGAGCCTCTTTTTGAGTCCGATCTGTTTGGTAAAGGTCTTTTTTATATATTTTTGGTCATTATAAACATGAGGGAGGTAACAACAATGGATTTCGGATTAATATTGGAATACGGCTGGGTGCTCCTTGTGCTCGTCGCGCTGGAAGGGCTGCTCGCTGCAGATAACGCTCTGGTGCTGGCAATCATGGTAAAACACCTTTCTGAGGAAACAAGGAAAAAGGCGCTCTTTTACGGGCTGTTCGGGGCGTTCCTCTTCAGGTTC encodes:
- the nifH gene encoding nitrogenase iron protein, which gives rise to MSKKPRQIAFYGKGGIGKSTTSQNTLAQLATTFGQKIMIVGCDPKADSTRLILNTKAQQTVLHLAAEMGSVEDLELEDVVSTGFGDILCVESGGPEPGVGCAGRGIITSINFLEEQGAYDGMDFISYDVLGDVVCGGFAMPIRENKAQEIYIVCSGEMMAMYAANNIARGILKYAQSGGVRLGGLICNSRNTDREDELIMELARRLNTQMIHFVPRDNVVQHAELRRMTVTQYNPEHNQANEYKQLADKILHNEMLTIPTPIEMDELEQLLIEFGVVEDEETAIKKLEAAGH
- the nifD gene encoding nitrogenase molybdenum-iron protein alpha chain is translated as MGLDIEANKKLVEEILEAYPDKTKKDRKKHFQINTEETKESCSCSLKSNVKSRPGVMTPRGCSYAGSKGVVWGPIKDMVHISHGPVGCGQYSWGTRRNYANGTLGIDNFTAMQITSDFQETDIVFGGDKKLEVICREIKEMFPLAKGISVQSECPIGLIGDDIEAVSKKMAKELEMPVVPVRCEGFRGVSQSLGHHIANDAIRDYVMGKAELAETGPYDVNIIGDYNIGGDAWASRILLEEMGLRVVAQWSGDGTLNELQVAHKAKLNLIHCHRSMNYMVTHMEQAYGIPYLEYNFFGPSKTYESLRAIAAKFDATIQENCEKVIAKYKPQMDAIIGKYRPRLEGKKVMLLIGGLRSRHTIGAYEDLGMEIVATGYEFAHKDDYERTFPDMQTGSIIMDDPTAYELEELAQKLNIDLMGSGVKEKYVYHKMGIPFRQMHSWDYSGPYHGFDGFKIFAKDMDMTVNNPVWNLFDKKEKVQPEGASV
- the nifB gene encoding nitrogenase cofactor biosynthesis protein NifB, whose protein sequence is MKPQPTSCLSNAAEDDISRHPCYSEEAHRFFARMHIPVAPACNIQCNYCNRKFDCVNESRPGVVSEVLTPEQAERKVKGVAAQLMQLSVVGIAGPGDPLANADKTFDTFARVRKHVPDVMLCLSTNGLTLYRHIDRIVELGINHVTITINAIDPDVGKEIYPWVFDEGVRYEGREAAALLISRQLQGVEALAKQGILVKVNSIMIPGVNDQHLVEVSKKVKELGATLHNVTPLIIAPGSQYEKDGRKAPRPRELNALQQQLSEGGTKLMRHCRQCRADAVGLLGQDRNQDFQLETMEADPVVDLDARSQFQEELDAKIRQRVIAKQNRQNILDENKKTRVAVASRGGDKVNQHFGHATEFMIFDTDGAEVEFVGIRKIQAYCHGTADCNGDKGETLQEITSILSDCRILLSSGIGDAPRAALNKAGVLPLVRKGGIQEAILESVKYGSYFENINISKG